The Chloroflexota bacterium genome segment AGGAACTGGCGGAGAGTTAGACACAGCAGGTTCCATTCATCTCATTTGGGATAAGGCGCGTAGCTTTGTTTCCTTCTTTTGGTCGAACTAAACTCAAGTTCTAAAGCGCTTACTAAACGGAGTTCTTTAATAAGAACGGATTAGAACCTCAGGGGGCATTATTCCAGAGACCCTAATCTTTTCCTCCTTATTGCAAGGAATTCCGGTCTCGCATCTGTTAACTGCTTCAATAATCAGCCAGTTGTGGTTCAAATCCTCTTTCATCATCCTTTAGCTGCATTTCTTCCGGCGATACGGCCAAATATCACTGCTTTTCCTACAGAGGTCCCTGACATATAGCTAGCGCCATGAAATCCCCCTATTATCTCACCTGCCGCATATAATCCTGGAATTTTTCCCTGGCGAGTTAGCACATTCATATTTTCGTCAACAGCTATACCCCCGTAGGTTGCTGGCAAAAAAGCTTTTGTCTCATAAGCATAGAAGGGCGGTGTATCTATTCTTGCAATCTTACCAACTCCTCCGGCTAATGTAGTTCTCCCAAAGTCCAAATCTTTCCCTGCATCCGCCTGGGTATTGTATCTATCAATGGTTTCCTTTAATGTTTCGGGGGGAACATTTATTTGGGAAGCCAGCTCCTCGATTGTATTGGCTTTTAGCAGCAGATTGATTCTTGCCTGGTCTAGCCCCTTCGATTCTTGTACAAGAGGCATTACACTCGCTTCTACTACTCGCCGTCCCACCTCATATATTTTCTGGTCGAATATCTGATAGCTAATAGCACCTGGCTGTTCGATAGAAGTTGTACCTATGTCCTTGTATGGTCTTGATTCGTCAACGAATCTCTCACCCTTTTTGTTTACAATGATGGCTCCATGATAATAACCATGGAACACTTCTGCTGCTGATGTCCCAGTTCCGTGCATCCCGAAGGATGGTCTAACATATTCCATATCTTTTAGATAGGCTCCTAGCCCTTCTGCCATTCTATGGCCGTCACCAGTATTTCCCCGTCCTGACGCCACCAGCACTTTAACAAATCTCGGGTCGATGCTATTCAATCTCCTGGCGTCGCGTCCGAATCCGCCACAAGCTAGCACGACACCTCTTCTGGCCCTGACCCGGGTGGTTTCTGACGTCTCCTTGGCACTAACTCCTATAACCCTCTTCCCATTATCGGTAACAAGCCCGGTCACCATGGTTTGAAAAACGATTGTTACCCCTTTGTTTTCAGCAGACTGTTTCAAAATCTTGATGAGCTCAAGCGGGTCCAACCTGTGTTCTCGTGAGACACTCATCCCTGCAGCTGTAGCCAGACTGGCCCATTTCACACCCAGCCTCGTCAGCCAGTTATAGGTATCAAGTTGGTTTCTCACAAAAGCCTGAACCAACTTTTCGTCGTTTTTCCATTGACCGACCTCCATCAGGTCTTTGTGGAGCAGCTCATTTGAATCATGAACCCCTTTCTCCTCCTGTAGATCGGTTCCGGCAAAGGCAAGTCCGCCTCCGGATAGAGCAGTAGAGCAGTCCCAGTATTTGGCTTGTTTTTCAAGCACCAGTGTCTGTGCTCCTGCACCCGCTGCCTCTATCGCTGCTGTCAGCCCAGCTGCTCCTGCACCAGCTATTACAACATCCACTTCGGCATCCCACGCCGTAGAATGTTTCTGGGTTTTTCCCTCCATTGTGCTCTTTTTCTCCTTTTAAATAAATACTAAATATTTCTAGAACATTTAATAACACCGATTCTCAGAGTTTTCAGTCAGGCAACTGTAAGATAGCCACGAGCACATCAGACCCACCAAGGACTCGAGTGACATGACCTTTGCCAATTGTATCCTCCATGAGGAAGACACTCCCAGCCCCAAAGCGCCGTAACTCACCATCACCTGCCTGCACTTCAACTTCACCAGAGAGAAAAAATGAAAACTGCCTCTTTGGCGTCGGATGCCAGACACCAAACCAATCAGCAGGGAGAGTGCCAAAGACGAATTGTGAGGCCTGGCTAAATGGTGAAAGGAAAACAGGAGGGGCCGGTGGAGCAAAGTCGACAAGAGCAAGTTTGACTGCTACATCCTCAAAATGCGATACGCCTTCC includes the following:
- a CDS encoding flavocytochrome c, translated to MEGKTQKHSTAWDAEVDVVIAGAGAAGLTAAIEAAGAGAQTLVLEKQAKYWDCSTALSGGGLAFAGTDLQEEKGVHDSNELLHKDLMEVGQWKNDEKLVQAFVRNQLDTYNWLTRLGVKWASLATAAGMSVSREHRLDPLELIKILKQSAENKGVTIVFQTMVTGLVTDNGKRVIGVSAKETSETTRVRARRGVVLACGGFGRDARRLNSIDPRFVKVLVASGRGNTGDGHRMAEGLGAYLKDMEYVRPSFGMHGTGTSAAEVFHGYYHGAIIVNKKGERFVDESRPYKDIGTTSIEQPGAISYQIFDQKIYEVGRRVVEASVMPLVQESKGLDQARINLLLKANTIEELASQINVPPETLKETIDRYNTQADAGKDLDFGRTTLAGGVGKIARIDTPPFYAYETKAFLPATYGGIAVDENMNVLTRQGKIPGLYAAGEIIGGFHGASYMSGTSVGKAVIFGRIAGRNAAKG
- a CDS encoding cupin domain-containing protein, which produces MKYTRIYADKEGVSHFEDVAVKLALVDFAPPAPPVFLSPFSQASQFVFGTLPADWFGVWHPTPKRQFSFFLSGEVEVQAGDGELRRFGAGSVFLMEDTIGKGHVTRVLGGSDVLVAILQLPD